A stretch of Kryptolebias marmoratus isolate JLee-2015 linkage group LG24, ASM164957v2, whole genome shotgun sequence DNA encodes these proteins:
- the colgalt2 gene encoding procollagen galactosyltransferase 2 produces the protein MRAVGAAGVGVLWAALVALAPGGASELVTVAHEQVKPESQLLPPKVMVAILARNAAHSLPHYLGCVERLEYPKERTAIWVATDHNVDNTTAMLREWLKKAQRVYHYVEWRPMEEPRSYTDEWGPKHWPPSRFNHVMKLRQAALKAAQERWADYILFVDSDNLLTNPRVLNLLMAENLTLVAPMLESRSLYSNFWCGITPQGYYKRTPDYQPIREWKRLGCFPVPMIHSTFLLDLRRESSRDLAFYPPHPDYSWAFDDIMVFAFSARQAGVQMYVCNREHYGFLPVPLKPQQNVEDESESFIHTITEALIDHDIDPSEFVYSSLSPPSKMGFDEIYLINLKRRLDRRTRMLKTMASLGLHATLMDAVDGKALNTSQLQALGIEMMPDYKDPYSGRVLTRGEIGCFLSHHSIWTQVVERGLQKVLVLEDDVRFEPRFKRRLQAIMDDVDRTQLDWDLIYVGRKRMQVQHPEQSVEGVNNLVEADYSYWTLAYALSQQGARKLLAAQPFAKMLPVDEFLPVMFNKHPNVQYMSHFERRDLRAFSVEPLLIYPTHYTGEPGYISDTETSTIWDDEAVATDWDRQHARKTAQQGRIRPMAQNSVTGDSPPPAARASRDEL, from the exons ATGCGGGCTGTCGGGGCCGCGGGAGTCGGTGTGCTGTGGGCGGCGCTGGTGGCTCTGGCGCCCGGCGGCGCGTCGGAGCTGGTGACGGTGGCGCACGAGCAGGTGAAGCCCGAGTCCCAGCTGCTGCCGCCGAAGGTCATGGTCGCGATCTTGGCTCGCAACGCGGCGCACAGCCTGCCGCACTACCTGGGCTGCGTCGAGCGGCTGGAGTACCCGAAGGAGCGCACAGCCATCTG GGTAGCGACAGACCATAATGTGGACAACACCACTGCCATGTTGAGAGAATGGCTGAAGAAAGCCCAGCGTGTCTATCACTACGTGGAGTGGAGACCGATGGAGGAGCCGAG GTCCTACACAGATGAGTGGGGCCCGAAACACTGGCCTCCTTCCAGATTTAACCATGTTATGAAGCTGAGACAAGCGGCTCTGAAGGCTGCGCAGGAACGATGGGCCGACTATATCCTG tttgttgacAGTGACAACCTGCTGACCAACCCTCGAGTGCTGAACCTGCTGATGGCCGAGAACTTGACCCTGGTGGCTCCCATGTTGGAGTCTCGCTCGCTCTACTCCAACTTCTGGTGTGGCATCACCCCACAG GGTTACTACAAGCGAACCCCAGACTACCAGCCCATCAGGGAGTGGAAGCGGCTCGGCTGCTTCCCCGTTCCCATGATTCACAGCACCTTCCTGTTGGACCTGCGCCGCGAATCCAGCCGGGACCTGGCCTTCTACCCTCCTCACCCGGACTACAGCTGGGCGTTCGATGACATCATGGTGTTTGCCTTCTCTGCACGTCAAGCGG GTGTGCAGATGTATGTGTGTAACAGAGAACACTACGGTTTCCTTCCGGTTCCTCTCAAGCCTCAACAAAATGTGGAGGATGAAAGCGAGAGTTTCATACACACCATTACAGAAGCTCTGa TTGACCACGACATCGACCCCTCAGAGTTTGTCTACTCATCTCTCTCACCGCCGTCTAAGATGGGCTTTGATGAA ATTTACCTGATTAATCTGAAACGCCGGCTGGACAGAAGAACCAGGATGTTGAAAACAATGGCCTCTCTGGGCCTTCATGCCACGCTGATGGATGCAGTGGACGGCAA GGCTCTGAATACATCCCAGCTGCAGGCTCTGGGTATTGAGATGATGCCGGACTACAAGGATCCATACTCTGGTCGTGTCCTCACCAGGGGGGAAATCGGCTGCTTCCTGAGCCATCACTCCAtatggacacag GTGGTGGAGCGCGGCCTCCAGAAGGTTCTAGTTTTGGAGGATGACGtgaggtttgagcccaggtttaAACGGAGGCTTCAGGCCATCATGGATGACGTAGACAGAACCCAGCTGGACTGGGACCTCAT CTACGTGGGGCGTAAACGAATGCAGGTGCAGCACCCGGAGCAGTCAGTGGAGGGTGTAAACAACCTGGTTGAGGCCGACTACTCGTACTGGACCCTCGCCTACGCGCTGTCGCAGCAAGGGGCCAGGAAGTTACTGGCTGCTCAGCCTTTTGCCAAGATGCTGCCCGTCGACGAATTTCTACCCGTCATGTTTAACAAACACCCTAA TGTTCAGTACATGTCCCACTTCGAGCGCCGGGACCTGAGGGCCTTCTCCGTCGAGCCGCTGCTCATCTACCCCACCCACTACACCGGAGAGCCGGGCTACATCAGCGACACGGAGACCTCCACCATCTGGGACGACGAGGCCGTGGCCACAGACTGGGACCGGCAGCACGCCCGCAAGACCGCCCAGCAGGGGCGCATCCGGCCCATGGCGCAGAACAGCGTCACCGGAGACTCGCCTCCTCCTGCGGCCCGAGCGTCACGAGATGAACTCTGA